One Prunus dulcis chromosome 7, ALMONDv2, whole genome shotgun sequence DNA segment encodes these proteins:
- the LOC117634161 gene encoding formin-like protein 13 isoform X1, which translates to MALLRKLFYRKPPDGLFEISERVYVFDCCFTTDAWKEENYKVYIGGIVGQLQDHLPDASFLVFNFHDGVAQSQMASILSEYDMTIMDYPRHFEGCPVLTLELIHHFLRSSESWLALGQHNVLLMHCERGGWPVLAFMLAALLIYRKQYSGEQRTLDMVYRQAPHELLHFLSPLNPIPSQLRYLQYVSRRNVALEWPPLDRALTLDCVIFRFIPNFDGEGGCRPLFRIYGQDPFVVTDRTPRVLYSTPKRSNTIRAYKQAECELVKIDINCHIQGDVVVECISLHDDTEREEMMFRIMFNTAFIRSNILMLNRDEIDMLWDAKEQFPKKFRVEILFSEMDAVKTASIILGGISCFEDKEGLPMEAFAQVQEIFNYVDWLDPKVDATLNALQQMGVSNIAHEKLDNDSSQSTGNDTSLQESSPRNIQKKKKQLNLENNSKNLLSSAEVHPVASPLQSPDTTVSKQEAKPQDIHTALQLPSQCDSVSQHIPQPSQSTPMGAFAQVQEIFNHVASPAQSPSTTASKQEAKPQDIHTALQPPNKCDSVCQQMPRPSQSTPMEAFTQVQEIFSHVASPMQSPDAAVSKRDGKPEDIHTALQSPNQHDSVCQKMPQPSQSTPVSSNSRKDLPEPTPKYQNTCQASGIKPLLNDHDFSGRQEVSHSVTAYPGVPDATLNVSRVPESAEVKSVSITAPTPSSPPPLRPSMTTSTIKTLSSPPPQQVPPSVSKPEDSSLSKDSETYTQDGTHPSITSHPGAHGMPISGTISGSVLPDPPSAPPHSQITTSARPPPTPPPPPPTLPLKENLADGSGPPPPPPPPPPTHSGQAGGTTNSSPVPPPPPPPTAATASVPSAPPAPPPIGKGGSKTGNPPPPPIISPGNAKGRLSRTISSKNNNAKKLKPLHWLKLSRAIQGSLWAEAQKSGEASKAPEIDISELENLFSAALPTSDHGRKSTTQGSVAPKSDKVQLIDHRRAYNCEIMLSKVKVPLNELMKSVLALEDTALDADQVENLIKFCPTKEEMELLKGYTGEKEKLGKCEQFLLELMKVPRVESKLRVFSFKIQFSSQVSDLRNSLNVVNSASEEIRNSVKLKRIMQTILSLGNALNQGTARGSAIGFRLDSLLKLIETRARNHKMTLMHYLCKVLIDQLPEVLDFSKDLASLEPASKIQLKFLAEEMQAVSKGLEKVVQELSTSENDGPISENFRKILKEFLRFAEAEVRTLASLYSTVGRNVDALILYFGEDPARCPFEQVVSTLLNFARMFIKAHDENCKQSEIEKKKAAESEKPKMGASKESERLSRNPIKSGNA; encoded by the exons ATGGCGTTGCTGCGCAAATTGTTCTATCGGAAGCCGCCTGATGGGCTTTTCGAGATCTCTGAGCGAGTTTACG TTTTTGATTGCTGCTTCACTACCGATGCTTGGAAGGAAGAAAACTATAAAGTTTACATAGGTGGGATAGTTGGTCAACTCCAAGATCACCTACCTGATGCTTCATTCTTGGTGTTCAATTTTCATGATGGAGTGGCACAAAGCCAGATGGCCAGCATCTTGTCTGAGTACGATATGACCATAATGGATTACCCACGACACTTCGAAGGTTGTCCGGTGCTCACACTTGAGTTGATCCATCACTTTCTTAGATCAAGTGAAAGTTGGCTAGCACTTGGGCAGCATAATGTGCTCTTGATGCACTGTGAACGTGGAGGTTGGCCTGTTTTAGCTTTCATGCTAGCTGCGCTCTTGATTTACCGGAAACAGTATAGTGGAGAGCAGAGGACGTTGGACATGGTTTATAGGCAAGCTCCCCATGagcttttgcattttttatcACCGCTAAATCCAATCCCTTCTCAACTGAGGTATCTACAGTACGTTTCGAGGAGGAATGTAGCCTTGGAATGGCCTCCTCTGGATCGAGCGCTTACCTTGGACTGCGTCATCTTTAGATTTATTCCTAATTTTGATGGGGAGGGTGGTTGCCGTCCTCTATTTCGCATTTATGGACAGGATCCTTTTGTTGTTACTGATCGAACTCCCAGAGTCTTATACTCAACTCCAAAAAGAAGCAATACCATCCGGGCTTACAAGCAG GCAGAATGTGAACTGGTTAAAATTGACATTAATTGCCATATTCAAGGTGATGTTGTGGTAGAGTGCATTAGCTTACATGATGACACAGAACGTGAAGAGATGATGTTCCGCATCATGTTTAATACAGCTTTTATTAGGTCTAATATTTTGATGCTCAACCGTGATGAAATTGACATGTTGTGGGATGCTAAGGAACAATTTCCAAAGAAATTCAGAGTAGAG ATCCTTTTTTCAGAGATGGATGCTGTCAAGACTGCATCCATTATTCTGGGTGGTATTTCATGCTTTGAGGATAAAGAGGGCCTTCCAATGGAAGCGTTTGCTCAAGTACAGGAGATCTTTAACTATGTGGATTGGTTAGATCCCAAGGTCGATGCCACACTAAATGCGCTACAACAAATGGGTGTATCAAACATCGCCCATGAAAAGTTGGACAATGATTCTTCCCAAAGTACTGGAAATGACACTTCCTTGCAGGAATCAAGTCCAAGAAatatccaaaagaaaaagaaacagttAAATCTTGAAAATAATTCTAAGAACCTTCTCTCCTCTGCTGAGGTGCATCCAGTGGCCTCACCTTTGCAATCTCCAGATACCACTGTGAGTAAACAGGAAGCCAAACCCCAAGACATTCATACTGCACTTCAGCTACCCAGTCAATGTGATTCAGTATCCCAGCATATACCCCAACCTTCTCAGTCAACCCCAATGGGAGCATTCGCTCAAGTTCAAGAGATCTTTAACCATGTGGCCTCACCTGCGCAGTCTCCAAGTACCACTGCGAGTAAACAGGAAGCTAAACCTCAAGACATTCATACCGCACTTCAGCCACCCAACAAATGTGATTCAGTATGCCAGCAGATGCCCCGACCTTCTCAGTCAACCCCAATGGAAGCATTCACTCAAGTTCAGGAGATATTTAGCCACGTCGCCTCACCTATGCAGTCTCCAGATGCTGCTGTGAGTAAACGGGATGGTAAACCTGAAGACATTCATACTGCACTACAGTCACCCAATCAACATGATTCGGTGTGCCAGAAGATGCCCCAACCTTCTCAATCAACCCCTGTTTCCTCTAATTCCAGGAAAGATTTACCTGAGCCCACGccaaaatatcaaaacaccTGCCAAGCTAGTGGCATAAAACCTCTGTTAAATGATCATGACTTTTCTGGGAGACAGGAAGTCTCCCATTCAGTCACTGCATATCCTGGTGTCCCAGATGCAACCTTGAATGTTTCACGTGTACCCGAATCTGCAGAAGTCAAAAGTGTCTCAATTACAGCACCAACACCTTCATCACCTCCTCCACTGAGACCTTCCATGACTACTTCTACTATAAAAactctttcttctcctccccCACAGCAAGTGCCGCCATCAGTTTCAAAACCTGAGGACTCATCACTTTCCAAAGACTCTGAAACCTATACACAGGATGGAACCCATCCATCTATTACTAGTCATCCAGGTGCCCATGGGATGCCAATCTCAGGTACCATTTCTGGCAGTGTTTTACCTGATCCACCATCCGCTCCTCCACATTCTCAAATTACTACGTCTGCTCGGCCTCCTCCaactcctccaccacctcctccaacGCTGCCTTTGAAAGAGAACCTTGCTGATGGTTCTGgacctcctccacctccacctccacctcctcctACTCACTCAGGGCAAGCTGGAGGCACTACAAATTCATCTCCAGTgccgccgccaccaccaccacctacTGCTGCCACTGCATCAGTTCCTTCTGCCCCCCCTGCTCCACCTCCTATTGGTAAAGGAGGCTCGAAGACAGGGAATCCTCCACCGCCACCAATTATTTCCCCGGGTAATGCGAAAGGACGTCTATCACGTACCATAAGTTCAAAGAATAATAATGCAAAGAAACTGAAGCCATTGCACTGGTTGAAACTATCCAGAGCAATTCAGGGAAGCTTATGGGCTGAGGCACAAAAATCTGGTGAAGCCTCCAA AGCTCCAGAGATTGACATATCAGAGCTTGAGAATCTTTTCTCAGCGGCACTTCCAACTTCAGATCATGGCAGGAAATCAACTACACAGGGTTCAGTTGCCCCTAAATCTGATAAAGTTCAACTG ATTGACCACAGACGGGCATATAACTGTGAAATCATGCTTTCAAAGGTGAAGGTTCCATTGAATGAGTTAATG AAATCAGTGCTTGCCCTGGAAGATACAGCATTGGATGCTGACCAGGTTGAGAACCTCATAAAGTTCTGTCCAACAAAAGAGGAGATGGAACTGCTTAAG GGCTATACTGGAGAAAAGGAGAAGTTAGGAAAATGTGAACAG TTCCTCTTAGAGTTAATGAAAGTACCTCGAGTAGAATCAAAGCTCAGAgttttttcattcaaaataCAATTCTCTTCTCAG GTCTCTGACCTTAGAAATAGCTTGAATGTTGTGAACTCTGCATCAGAAGAG ATCAGGAATTCTGtcaaattgaaaagaattATGCAGACAATTCTTTCACTAGGAAATGCACTGAACCAGGGGACAGCTCGGG GCTCTGCTATCGGATTTAGGTTGGATAGCCTTCTTAAACTCATTGAGACTCGCGCAAGGAACCACAAGATGACTCTTATGCACTATCTTTGTAAG GTACTCATTGACCAACTACCAGAGGTTCTAGATTTCTCTAAAGACCTAGCCAGCTTAGAACCTGCGTCAAAG atacaattgaaatttttggcaGAGGAAATGCAAGCTGTAAGTAAAGGATTAGAGAAAGTTGTGCAGGAACTATCCACCTCAGAAAATGATGGTCCTATATCAGAAAATTTCCGTAAG ATTCTAAAGGAGTTCCTCCGTTTTGCTGAAGCGGAAGTGAGGACTTTGGCTTCACTATATTCTACTGTG GGTAGAAATGTGGATGCACTGATTCTTTATTTTGGAGAGGATCCTGCTCGCTGCCCTTTCGAACAAG TTGTCTCAACTTTGCTGAACTTTGCTAGAATGTTCATCAAAGCCCATGACGAAAACTGCAAGCAGAGTGagattgaaaagaagaaagcagCAGAAAGCGAGAAGCCCAAGATGGGTGCTTCAAAGGAGTCTGAACGATTGTCGCGTAATCCAATCAAGAGTGGCAATGCATAA
- the LOC117635548 gene encoding protein STRUBBELIG-RECEPTOR FAMILY 8-like: MTIKASQSRSIFLEFAEAQNCTNIFQNLHHRTNINNCDLQDFICSSTPNLCSNNVDSVIGLLGDDMYNALLSNCKGLSSSNHSDEACFDCVVSYRQSLQALKERNRSESPWPIGPTQNQNKVSKKTVEEESRSFFNCSGLYLFSQDEVLKATNHFDDSNLIGEATLGKFYVGIMPSGMPTTIKRLNQGIIKVQNFGEEVIRKAKIRHPNVVTTLGYCDTGEHCLVYEYCVNGNLAGWLLGKSHYLAGNGKTLILTWEHRMQISIGIARGLCFLHDNALAKIVHGDLKLSNIFLNEKLEAKIVDSNLSNCKPNETKGLQTIKNDVFDFGVVLLQVLTGKKSKSVVEEAREAILKGASISGMADPRLNGAYVSSEFRNVLSIAVRCTAPSERERPYMEEIVRKLEETQSLV; this comes from the exons ATGACTATAAAAGCTAGTCAATCTAGATCCATATTCCTTGAGTTTGCTGAAGCTCAGAATTGCACCAACATATTCCAAAACCTTCACCACAGAACCAATATTAACAACTGTGATCTCCAAGATTTTATCTGTTCTTCAACACCAAACCTGTGCTCAAACAATGTTGATTCAGTCATTGGTCTTCTTGGGGATGACATGTACAACGCTTTACTGTCCAATTGTAAAGGCTTATCCAGCAGTAATCATAGCGATGAAGCGTGTTTCGATTGTGTTGTTTCTTATAGGCAATCATTGCAAGctctaaaagaaagaaatagatCAG AGTCTCCATGGCCTATAGGCCCTACACAGAATCAAAACAAAG TCTCCAAGAAGACAGTAGAGGAAGAATCCAGGAGTTTCTTTAACTGCTCTGGTCTTTACCTATTCTCACAAGATGAAGTGTTGAAAGCTACCAACCATTTTGATGATTCAAACTTGATTGGAGAGGCAACACTTG GGAAATTCTATGTTGGGATAATGCCTAGTGGAATGCCAACAACAATTAAGAGACTTAATCAGGGGATCattaaagttcaaaatttCGGCGAAGAGGTAATAAGGAAAGCCAAGATAAGGCATCCTAATGTGGTGACCACTTTGGGATATTGTGATACAGGAGAGCACTGTCTTGTTTATGAGTATTGCGTAAATGGTAACCTAGCAGGCTGGCTTCTTGGTAAG TCACATTATCTAGCAGGTAATGGGAAGACACTAATCTTGACATGGGAACATCGAATGCAGATATCGATCGGCATTGCTCGGGGTTTATGTTTTCTCCATGACAATGCCTTGGCTAAAATAGTTCATGGAGATTTAAAG TTATCAAACATATTTCTGAATGAGAAACTTGAAGCCAAGATTGTAGACTCCAACTTATCAAACTGCAAGCCTAATGAAACAAAAGGGCTACAAAccataaaaaacgacgtcttcgATTTCGGGGTTGTTCTGCTTCAAGTTTTGACaggaaagaaatcaaaatctgTGGTTGAGGAG GCAAGGGAAGCAATACTAAAAGGAGCAAGTATAAGTGGCATGGCGGATCCACGTTTAAATGGGGCTTATGTTTCCTCTGAATTTCGAAATGTATTGTCCATAGCTGTTAGATGTACAGCTCCAAGTGAACGGGAAAGGCCATACATGGAAGAAATTGTACGAAAACTTGAAGAAACACAAAGTTTAGTCTGA
- the LOC117634161 gene encoding formin-like protein 13 isoform X2 gives MALLRKLFYRKPPDGLFEISERVYVFDCCFTTDAWKEENYKVYIGGIVGQLQDHLPDASFLVFNFHDGVAQSQMASILSEYDMTIMDYPRHFEGCPVLTLELIHHFLRSSESWLALGQHNVLLMHCERGGWPVLAFMLAALLIYRKQYSGEQRTLDMVYRQAPHELLHFLSPLNPIPSQLRYLQYVSRRNVALEWPPLDRALTLDCVIFRFIPNFDGEGGCRPLFRIYGQDPFVVTDRTPRVLYSTPKRSNTIRAYKQAECELVKIDINCHIQGDVVVECISLHDDTEREEMMFRIMFNTAFIRSNILMLNRDEIDMLWDAKEQFPKKFRVEILFSEMDAVKTASIILGGISCFEDKEGLPMEAFAQVQEIFNYVDWLDPKVDATLNALQQMGVSNIAHEKLDNDSSQSTGNDTSLQESSPRNIQKKKKQLNLENNSKNLLSSAEVHPVASPLQSPDTTVSKQEAKPQDIHTALQLPSQCDSVSQHIPQPSQSTPMGAFAQVQEIFNHVASPAQSPSTTASKQEAKPQDIHTALQPPNKCDSVCQQMPRPSQSTPMEAFTQVQEIFSHVASPMQSPDAAVSKRDGKPEDIHTALQSPNQHDSVCQKMPQPSQSTPVSSNSRKDLPEPTPKYQNTCQASGIKPLLNDHDFSGRQEVSHSVTAYPGVPDATLNVSRVPESAEVKSVSITAPTPSSPPPLRPSMTTSTIKTLSSPPPQQVPPSVSKPEDSSLSKDSETYTQDGTHPSITSHPGAHGMPISGTISGSVLPDPPSAPPHSQITTSARPPPTPPPPPPTLPLKENLADGSGPPPPPPPPPPTHSGQAGGTTNSSPVPPPPPPPTAATASVPSAPPAPPPIGKGGSKTGNPPPPPIISPGNAKGRLSRTISSKNNNAKKLKPLHWLKLSRAIQGSLWAEAQKSGEASKAPEIDISELENLFSAALPTSDHGRKSTTQGSVAPKSDKVQLIDHRRAYNCEIMLSKVKVPLNELMFLLELMKVPRVESKLRVFSFKIQFSSQVSDLRNSLNVVNSASEEIRNSVKLKRIMQTILSLGNALNQGTARGSAIGFRLDSLLKLIETRARNHKMTLMHYLCKVLIDQLPEVLDFSKDLASLEPASKIQLKFLAEEMQAVSKGLEKVVQELSTSENDGPISENFRKILKEFLRFAEAEVRTLASLYSTVGRNVDALILYFGEDPARCPFEQVVSTLLNFARMFIKAHDENCKQSEIEKKKAAESEKPKMGASKESERLSRNPIKSGNA, from the exons ATGGCGTTGCTGCGCAAATTGTTCTATCGGAAGCCGCCTGATGGGCTTTTCGAGATCTCTGAGCGAGTTTACG TTTTTGATTGCTGCTTCACTACCGATGCTTGGAAGGAAGAAAACTATAAAGTTTACATAGGTGGGATAGTTGGTCAACTCCAAGATCACCTACCTGATGCTTCATTCTTGGTGTTCAATTTTCATGATGGAGTGGCACAAAGCCAGATGGCCAGCATCTTGTCTGAGTACGATATGACCATAATGGATTACCCACGACACTTCGAAGGTTGTCCGGTGCTCACACTTGAGTTGATCCATCACTTTCTTAGATCAAGTGAAAGTTGGCTAGCACTTGGGCAGCATAATGTGCTCTTGATGCACTGTGAACGTGGAGGTTGGCCTGTTTTAGCTTTCATGCTAGCTGCGCTCTTGATTTACCGGAAACAGTATAGTGGAGAGCAGAGGACGTTGGACATGGTTTATAGGCAAGCTCCCCATGagcttttgcattttttatcACCGCTAAATCCAATCCCTTCTCAACTGAGGTATCTACAGTACGTTTCGAGGAGGAATGTAGCCTTGGAATGGCCTCCTCTGGATCGAGCGCTTACCTTGGACTGCGTCATCTTTAGATTTATTCCTAATTTTGATGGGGAGGGTGGTTGCCGTCCTCTATTTCGCATTTATGGACAGGATCCTTTTGTTGTTACTGATCGAACTCCCAGAGTCTTATACTCAACTCCAAAAAGAAGCAATACCATCCGGGCTTACAAGCAG GCAGAATGTGAACTGGTTAAAATTGACATTAATTGCCATATTCAAGGTGATGTTGTGGTAGAGTGCATTAGCTTACATGATGACACAGAACGTGAAGAGATGATGTTCCGCATCATGTTTAATACAGCTTTTATTAGGTCTAATATTTTGATGCTCAACCGTGATGAAATTGACATGTTGTGGGATGCTAAGGAACAATTTCCAAAGAAATTCAGAGTAGAG ATCCTTTTTTCAGAGATGGATGCTGTCAAGACTGCATCCATTATTCTGGGTGGTATTTCATGCTTTGAGGATAAAGAGGGCCTTCCAATGGAAGCGTTTGCTCAAGTACAGGAGATCTTTAACTATGTGGATTGGTTAGATCCCAAGGTCGATGCCACACTAAATGCGCTACAACAAATGGGTGTATCAAACATCGCCCATGAAAAGTTGGACAATGATTCTTCCCAAAGTACTGGAAATGACACTTCCTTGCAGGAATCAAGTCCAAGAAatatccaaaagaaaaagaaacagttAAATCTTGAAAATAATTCTAAGAACCTTCTCTCCTCTGCTGAGGTGCATCCAGTGGCCTCACCTTTGCAATCTCCAGATACCACTGTGAGTAAACAGGAAGCCAAACCCCAAGACATTCATACTGCACTTCAGCTACCCAGTCAATGTGATTCAGTATCCCAGCATATACCCCAACCTTCTCAGTCAACCCCAATGGGAGCATTCGCTCAAGTTCAAGAGATCTTTAACCATGTGGCCTCACCTGCGCAGTCTCCAAGTACCACTGCGAGTAAACAGGAAGCTAAACCTCAAGACATTCATACCGCACTTCAGCCACCCAACAAATGTGATTCAGTATGCCAGCAGATGCCCCGACCTTCTCAGTCAACCCCAATGGAAGCATTCACTCAAGTTCAGGAGATATTTAGCCACGTCGCCTCACCTATGCAGTCTCCAGATGCTGCTGTGAGTAAACGGGATGGTAAACCTGAAGACATTCATACTGCACTACAGTCACCCAATCAACATGATTCGGTGTGCCAGAAGATGCCCCAACCTTCTCAATCAACCCCTGTTTCCTCTAATTCCAGGAAAGATTTACCTGAGCCCACGccaaaatatcaaaacaccTGCCAAGCTAGTGGCATAAAACCTCTGTTAAATGATCATGACTTTTCTGGGAGACAGGAAGTCTCCCATTCAGTCACTGCATATCCTGGTGTCCCAGATGCAACCTTGAATGTTTCACGTGTACCCGAATCTGCAGAAGTCAAAAGTGTCTCAATTACAGCACCAACACCTTCATCACCTCCTCCACTGAGACCTTCCATGACTACTTCTACTATAAAAactctttcttctcctccccCACAGCAAGTGCCGCCATCAGTTTCAAAACCTGAGGACTCATCACTTTCCAAAGACTCTGAAACCTATACACAGGATGGAACCCATCCATCTATTACTAGTCATCCAGGTGCCCATGGGATGCCAATCTCAGGTACCATTTCTGGCAGTGTTTTACCTGATCCACCATCCGCTCCTCCACATTCTCAAATTACTACGTCTGCTCGGCCTCCTCCaactcctccaccacctcctccaacGCTGCCTTTGAAAGAGAACCTTGCTGATGGTTCTGgacctcctccacctccacctccacctcctcctACTCACTCAGGGCAAGCTGGAGGCACTACAAATTCATCTCCAGTgccgccgccaccaccaccacctacTGCTGCCACTGCATCAGTTCCTTCTGCCCCCCCTGCTCCACCTCCTATTGGTAAAGGAGGCTCGAAGACAGGGAATCCTCCACCGCCACCAATTATTTCCCCGGGTAATGCGAAAGGACGTCTATCACGTACCATAAGTTCAAAGAATAATAATGCAAAGAAACTGAAGCCATTGCACTGGTTGAAACTATCCAGAGCAATTCAGGGAAGCTTATGGGCTGAGGCACAAAAATCTGGTGAAGCCTCCAA AGCTCCAGAGATTGACATATCAGAGCTTGAGAATCTTTTCTCAGCGGCACTTCCAACTTCAGATCATGGCAGGAAATCAACTACACAGGGTTCAGTTGCCCCTAAATCTGATAAAGTTCAACTG ATTGACCACAGACGGGCATATAACTGTGAAATCATGCTTTCAAAGGTGAAGGTTCCATTGAATGAGTTAATG TTCCTCTTAGAGTTAATGAAAGTACCTCGAGTAGAATCAAAGCTCAGAgttttttcattcaaaataCAATTCTCTTCTCAG GTCTCTGACCTTAGAAATAGCTTGAATGTTGTGAACTCTGCATCAGAAGAG ATCAGGAATTCTGtcaaattgaaaagaattATGCAGACAATTCTTTCACTAGGAAATGCACTGAACCAGGGGACAGCTCGGG GCTCTGCTATCGGATTTAGGTTGGATAGCCTTCTTAAACTCATTGAGACTCGCGCAAGGAACCACAAGATGACTCTTATGCACTATCTTTGTAAG GTACTCATTGACCAACTACCAGAGGTTCTAGATTTCTCTAAAGACCTAGCCAGCTTAGAACCTGCGTCAAAG atacaattgaaatttttggcaGAGGAAATGCAAGCTGTAAGTAAAGGATTAGAGAAAGTTGTGCAGGAACTATCCACCTCAGAAAATGATGGTCCTATATCAGAAAATTTCCGTAAG ATTCTAAAGGAGTTCCTCCGTTTTGCTGAAGCGGAAGTGAGGACTTTGGCTTCACTATATTCTACTGTG GGTAGAAATGTGGATGCACTGATTCTTTATTTTGGAGAGGATCCTGCTCGCTGCCCTTTCGAACAAG TTGTCTCAACTTTGCTGAACTTTGCTAGAATGTTCATCAAAGCCCATGACGAAAACTGCAAGCAGAGTGagattgaaaagaagaaagcagCAGAAAGCGAGAAGCCCAAGATGGGTGCTTCAAAGGAGTCTGAACGATTGTCGCGTAATCCAATCAAGAGTGGCAATGCATAA